The following are from one region of the Populus trichocarpa isolate Nisqually-1 chromosome 8, P.trichocarpa_v4.1, whole genome shotgun sequence genome:
- the LOC7481631 gene encoding UPF0613 protein PB24D3.06c — translation MIDMSFSTSSASSSSTAVSSPSSTATSWFSGIVRGRTNRSGSVKMTNNSSEHNAGPIKAKNQFRGVLFKYGPKPIQVAFKTGDYKQQVIFIGGLTDGFLATEYLEPLAIALDKEKWSLVQLLMSSSYTGYGTTSLKQDASELDQLVSYLINKEDSEGVVLLGHSTGCQDIVHYMRTNAACSRAVRAAILQAPVSDREYRATLPETASMIDLASTMIAEGRSSELMPKEADPSAPITAYRYHSLCAYMGDDDLFSSDLSDDQLRMRLGHMSNTPCQVIFSMADEYVPEYVDKKALVERLCRVMGGAEKVEIEHGNHSLSNRVQEAVQAIVDFVKRDGPKGWDDPWN, via the exons ATGATTGATATGAGTTTCTCAACATCAtcagcatcttcttcttctacggCTGTTTCCTCACCTTCTTCGACGGCAACTTCCTGGTTTTCCGGTATTGTTCGTGGCCGAACAAATAGATCCGGCAGCGTGAAAATGACGAATAACTCCAGTGAACACAATGCTGGACCTATCAAAGCCAAGAATCAGTTCCGTGGTGTGCTTTTCAAGTACGGACCCAAACCTATTCAG GTTGCGTTTAAAACCGGTGATTATAAACAACAGGTCATTTTTATTGGTGGATTGACTGATGGTTTTCTAGCCACTGA aTACTTGGAGCCTCTTGCCATTGCTTTGGATAAGGAGAAATGGTCACTTGTTCAGCTTCTTATGTCATCCTCGTATACCGGATACGGCACCACCAGCTTGAAACAA gaTGCCTCAGAACTTGATCAGCTGGTAAGTTATTTGATCAACAAAGAAGATTCTGAGGGTGTGGTACTACTTGGGCACAGTACTGGCTGTCAG GATATTGTGCATTACATGCGAACAAATGCCGCATGCTCCCGGGCAGTCCGTGCTGCCATTTTACAG GCTCCAGTTAGTGATCGGGAGTATAGAGCAACTCTTCCTGAAACAGCTTCCATGATAGACCTGGCTTCAACCATGATAGCTGAAGGTCGGAGCTCGGAATTAATGCCCAAGGAAGCTGATCCCTCTGCCCCAATAACTGCCTATAG GTATCACTCGCTTTGTGCCTACATGGGGGATGATGACTTGTTCAGTTCTGATCTTAGTGATGACCAACTGAGAATGAGACTTGGTCACATGAGCAACACACCTTGCCAG GTTATCTTTTCAATGGCTGATGAGTATGTCCCTGAGTATGTTGATAAGAAAGCTCTGGTAGAAAG ATTGTGCAGAGTGATGGGTGGTGCGGAGAAAGTTGAAATTGAACATGGTAACCACTCCCTCTCGAACAGAGTCCAAGAAGCTGTCCAGGcaattgttgattttgttaaaaGAGATGGACCCAAAGGCTGGGATGATCCTTGGAACTGA
- the LOC7454245 gene encoding uncharacterized protein LOC7454245 → MPEKGESQSWIFHRSNFVLQWRLHVLAAIVFLGMVVIGSIDGGTIRSIVESRRSTKQYLTMKPHTRHPLTNLTQQQETLRNFSAVTKNGKTNTPLAQESNDKEPHTQHPLTNLTQRQETLQNFSTVTKNGTTNNPLAQENNDIDTRVPPSSNIVLNNDENVSCAQNYSDGVLENLASGRNGSDGSLKWVSTALEPNVTENLLSRWLAPEGEPCRGSRTVEIVIPGLDGKDLIELTAGDSHEFGFQALDESKNLVCSGGDYFETDLSGEAWKSRPLVRDFGNGSYSILLQVHPDFSGDYNLTLILLFRHFQGLKYFPQRVAFDKQLRKFRIKFVKGGAQLPKIETCEKSDFNRDLWLGRWTRQAKNDGCQISNDGRYRCLAPDFPCQSPWCSGSLGLLESNGWVYSSHCSFRLFSADSAWNCLKNRWIFFWGDSNHVDTIRNMLNFVLDLPQIPSVPRRFDMNFSNPKDASQSVRITSIFNGHWNETMNYEGFNSLMDEGFRNLLKKYFSEDTVPDTIIMNSGLHDGVHWHSFRAYSEGAGYAASFWKEVMDSVKQRGLAVPQIFYRTTIATGGYARSLAFNPNKMEVFNWVALDKFRRAGLVSGVIDNFDMTFPWHFDNRCSDGVHYGRAPAKMKWRDGEIGHQYFVDLMLAHVLLNALCSR, encoded by the coding sequence ATGCCTGAAAAAGGAGAGAGCCAATCATGGATTTTTCACCGTTCAAACTTTGTGCTCCAATGGCGTCTTCATGTACTAGCAGCTATTGTTTTCCTTGGCATGGTGGTTATTGGGAGCATAGATGGGGGCACCATTAGAAGCATTGTCGAATCAAGAAGGTCCACGAAGCAATATTTGACCATGAAACCTCACACACGACACCCTCTCACAAATCTAACCCAGCAACAAGAAACCCTTCGAAATTTCTCTGCAGTCACAAAAAATGGCAAAACCAATACCCCATTAGCCCAAGAGAGCAACGACAAGGAACCTCACACACAACACCCACTCACAAATCTAACCCAGCGACAAGAAACCCTTCAGAATTTCTCTACAGTCACAAAAAATGGCACCACCAATAACCCATTAGCCCAAGAGAACAACGACATTGATACCAGGGTCCCACCTAGTTCTAACATAGTACTAAACAACGACGAGAATGTTTCTTGTGCTCAGAATTATTCAGATGGAGTTTTGGAGAATTTAGCCTCAGGAAGGAATGGATCAGATGGTAGTCTGAAGTGGGTGTCGACTGCATTGGAGCCAAACGTCACGGAAAACCTTCTTTCAAGGTGGCTAGCTCCTGAAGGGGAGCCTTGTAGAGGGTCACGTACGGTGGAGATTGTGATTCCTGGATTGGATGGTAAAGATTTGATTGAGTTAACAGCTGGTGATAGTCATGAATTTGGTTTTCAAGCTCTGGATGAGTCCAAGAATCTTGTTTGTTCAGGTGGCGATTATTTCGAGACTGATCTTTCAGGGGAGGCATGGAAATCAAGGCCTTTAGTCAGGGATTTTGGAAATGGGTCTTACTCTATTTTGCTTCAAGTTCATCCTGATTTTTCTGGTGATTATAATCTTACTCTTATTTTACTCTTTAGGCATTTTCAAGGTCTTAAATATTTTCCACAGAGAGTTGCTTTTGATAAACAATTGCGTAAGTTTCGAATCAAGTTTGTTAAGGGTGGTGCTCAGTTGCCAAAGATTGAAACTTGTGAAAAATCTGATTTCAATAGAGATCTTTGGCTAGGAAGGTGGACTAGGCAGGCTAAAAATGATGGTTGCCAAATCAGTAATGATGGCCGGTACCGCTGTCTGGCGCCAGATTTTCCATGCCAAAGTCCTTGGTGTAGTGGTTCTTTAGGGTTGTTAGAGAGTAATGGCTGGGTGTATTCAAGCCACTGTTCATTTAGGCTTTTCTCAGCTGATTCTGCTtggaattgcttgaagaatCGCTGGATTTTCTTTTGGGGTGATTCAAATCATGTTGATACTATAAGAAACATGCTCAATTTTGTGTTGGATTTGCCCCAAATACCATCAGTTCCTAGACGGTTTGATATGAACTTTTCAAACCCGAAAGATGCATCTCAAAGTGTTAGAATTACTAGCATTTTCAATGGTCATTGGAATGAGACAATGAATTATGAAGGATTTAATTCCTTGATGGATGAAGGATTTAGGAATCTGTTGAAGAAGTACTTCTCAGAGGACACAGTGCCAGACACTATAATCATGAATTCAGGTTTGCATGATGGCGTGCATTGGCATAGTTTTAGAGCATATTCAGAGGGAGCAGGGTATGCAGCATCATTCTGGAAAGAAGTCATGGATTCGGTGAAGCAGAGAGGGTTGGCAGTTCCACAGATCTTTTACCGGACAACAATAGCCACTGGTGGGTATGCAAGATCACTAGCATTTAATCCGAACAAGATGGAGGTATTTAATTGGGTTGCATTAGATAAATTTAGGCGAGCTGGGTTGGTTTCTGGTGTGATAGATAACTTTGATATGACTTTTCCATGGCATTTTGACAATCGGTGCAGTGATGGGGTACATTATGGCAGAGCTCCAGCTAAGATGAAGTGGAGGGATGGTGAAATCGGCCACCAGTATTTTGTGGACCTCATGCTGGCTCATGTGCTGCTCAATGCTCTGTGTTCAAGGTAG